A genomic stretch from Clostridia bacterium includes:
- a CDS encoding fucose isomerase, whose product MKLKLGIITLLSALHDATKVENSHYNFISGLKKGFDISFIDPEDSGSVDLSIVFIGSGGTENYFRNIYDKLPKPVLMLTDGMHNSLAASMEILAWVQELGDEAVILHGSIDEMISQINYNYRVRITRSRLKEASIGVVGFPSDWLIASDVSYIEAQKKWGVLFKNVELDELSQKLERISIDGAKRIAEDFMKRAAGLREPNEKDVIEAAKVYLALKALREEYDFDAVTVRCFDLLAKHGTTGCIALSLLNDEDVIAGCEGDCQGMFSMLLVNLLTVSRSFMANPAYIDIEKNDIVFTHCTIPTKMTEKYIVRNHFESHIGVGIQGIVEEGPVTVFKCGGSKLDKYFVTSGQLIENLEDDNMCRTQLKVHLNSDTDYFLKNPIANHHLVIKGDHSSLIDRFMHDMGCKKIM is encoded by the coding sequence ATGAAGCTAAAGCTAGGAATAATCACTTTGCTTTCCGCATTACATGATGCTACTAAAGTTGAAAATTCCCACTATAATTTCATTTCAGGGCTAAAAAAGGGTTTTGACATCTCCTTCATAGACCCTGAAGATTCCGGCAGCGTAGATTTGTCAATTGTGTTTATTGGCTCGGGAGGTACTGAAAATTATTTCAGGAATATTTACGATAAACTCCCAAAGCCGGTGTTGATGTTGACAGATGGTATGCACAATTCCCTTGCTGCATCAATGGAAATACTGGCATGGGTCCAGGAGCTTGGGGATGAGGCTGTCATACTGCACGGAAGTATTGATGAGATGATTTCACAGATAAATTACAATTATAGAGTACGCATAACCAGAAGTAGATTGAAGGAAGCCTCTATAGGAGTTGTGGGTTTTCCGTCAGATTGGCTTATCGCAAGCGATGTTAGCTACATAGAAGCCCAAAAGAAGTGGGGCGTCTTGTTTAAAAATGTCGAACTGGATGAACTCAGTCAGAAGTTAGAGCGGATAAGCATTGATGGCGCAAAGAGAATCGCAGAGGACTTTATGAAAAGGGCTGCTGGGTTAAGGGAGCCAAATGAGAAGGATGTAATTGAAGCAGCAAAGGTTTATTTGGCCTTAAAGGCATTGCGTGAAGAATATGACTTTGACGCTGTAACTGTGCGATGTTTTGATTTACTTGCAAAGCACGGAACAACAGGGTGTATTGCACTATCCCTTCTGAATGACGAAGATGTGATCGCAGGTTGTGAAGGGGACTGCCAAGGGATGTTCTCAATGCTGCTAGTGAATTTGCTTACGGTCAGCAGGTCCTTTATGGCAAATCCGGCTTATATTGATATTGAGAAAAACGATATAGTTTTTACGCATTGTACCATCCCAACTAAAATGACGGAAAAATATATTGTAAGAAATCATTTTGAATCACATATCGGAGTAGGCATACAGGGAATTGTTGAAGAGGGTCCGGTCACAGTGTTTAAATGCGGCGGAAGTAAGTTGGACAAGTACTTTGTGACATCAGGGCAGCTTATTGAAAACCTTGAGGATGACAATATGTGCAGAACCCAGCTGAAAGTGCATTTGAACTCAGATACAGACTATTTCCTGAAGAATCCTATAGCCAACCATCATTTAGTGATAAAAGGGGATCATTCCAGCCTCATAGACCGCTTTATGCACGATATGGGCTGCAAGAAGATAATGTAA
- a CDS encoding DNA-3-methyladenine glycosylase: MNKLDRDFYLRDTLIVAKDLLGKLLVHETQYYRIAARIVETEAYIGPEDKGSHSYGGRRTKRNEVMYQIGGTSYVYLIYGMYFCFNVVTEQEDKPSAALVRAVEPIDGEAHMAQLRYGMDLSSLSPKQRLGMCNGPGKLCMSMGIGKADNGLDLCGSKLYICNAQSEPFSIKSSPRINIDYAEEYTHKAWRFFIEGNKYVSKS, translated from the coding sequence ATGAATAAACTCGACAGGGATTTTTATCTCAGAGATACTTTGATTGTAGCAAAAGACTTGCTGGGCAAGCTGCTGGTGCATGAAACCCAGTATTACAGAATTGCAGCCAGGATAGTAGAAACAGAGGCCTATATAGGTCCAGAAGATAAAGGCAGCCATTCCTATGGAGGGAGAAGAACCAAACGAAATGAGGTCATGTACCAAATTGGAGGTACTTCCTATGTCTACTTGATTTATGGCATGTACTTCTGCTTCAATGTAGTAACAGAGCAGGAAGATAAACCTTCAGCTGCGTTGGTGAGGGCTGTTGAGCCAATTGATGGTGAAGCACATATGGCGCAATTAAGATATGGCATGGATCTCTCTTCTTTGTCCCCAAAACAGAGGCTGGGAATGTGCAATGGACCCGGGAAGCTATGCATGTCGATGGGTATCGGAAAGGCAGATAATGGGCTTGACCTTTGCGGCAGCAAGCTTTACATATGCAATGCCCAGAGTGAACCCTTCAGCATAAAAAGCTCCCCGAGGATTAACATAGACTATGCAGAGGAATACACTCACAAGGCCTGGAGGTTCTTTATAGAGGGAAACAAATATGTATCTAAAAGTTAA
- a CDS encoding GAF domain-containing protein, which translates to MQDNSNISSEDRDKFYKIMLVRLEGLLASETDWLANLSNAAALLYANLKDINWSGFYFIKKDELVLGPFQGKTACTRIKPGKGVCGAAVVEMKTQLVPDVHLFPGHIACDCASNSEVVVPIMKDGTVYGVLDVDSPIKDRFDELDAKYLQLFVDKLNKYIDWKQIR; encoded by the coding sequence ATGCAGGATAACAGTAATATAAGCTCAGAGGACAGGGATAAGTTCTATAAGATAATGCTTGTGAGATTGGAGGGCTTGCTTGCGAGTGAAACAGACTGGCTTGCAAACCTGTCAAATGCTGCGGCATTGCTTTATGCAAACCTTAAGGATATCAACTGGTCAGGTTTTTATTTTATAAAGAAGGATGAGTTGGTTTTAGGACCCTTTCAGGGCAAAACAGCTTGCACAAGAATAAAGCCGGGCAAAGGAGTATGTGGTGCTGCTGTGGTAGAAATGAAGACTCAACTCGTGCCTGATGTACATTTGTTTCCGGGACATATTGCCTGTGACTGTGCTTCAAATTCAGAAGTGGTGGTTCCGATAATGAAGGATGGAACAGTGTATGGAGTATTGGATGTAGACAGCCCGATAAAAGACAGATTTGATGAGCTGGATGCAAAATACCTTCAGCTTTTTGTGGATAAACTCAATAAATACATAGATTGGAAACAAATAAGATAA
- the glgP gene encoding alpha-glucan family phosphorylase, producing MDNKLPAVAYFCMEYGLDTNFKIYAGGLGILAGDYLKGAKDIGMPIIGIGLKWKQGYGDQIIGKDSKPFDAYHNYSYDFLEDTGVKVSVNIRQRDVACKVWKVNKFGNADIYLLDTDLPENEDAWITGQLYGWFGEERIAQEMVLGIGGVKALRMLGINVDIYHFNEGHAVLAALELIKELQQSGMNFPEALDTVRKEVVFTTHTPIRQGNEEHYLDRLQYMGAFNGLTSEEMVHIGGNPFNMTVAALRVCKRSNAVAALHAETANKMWEHVDYPKPIVGITNAIHVPTWVDPEILAAADGSGNLWDTHMKNKRNLAEFVKERTGAILDPDILLIGFSRRAAPYKRSNFIFSDESIVGPLLENRKLQIVFSGKAHPLDDMGKQIIVNLVSMSKKYPNAVVFLENYDMEIGKMLTRGSDIWLNNPRRPNEASGTSGMKAAMNGVLNLSILDGWWPEACQHEINGWQIGDGFESSDVAEQDRHDLQSLYKVLLDEVLPTYYSNRVKWVEMMKNSINSTRYEFSMERMLKEYYEKLYNA from the coding sequence ATGGACAATAAACTTCCAGCTGTTGCATATTTTTGTATGGAATATGGCTTGGATACTAACTTTAAAATATATGCCGGAGGTCTCGGGATACTAGCCGGAGACTACCTGAAAGGTGCAAAAGACATCGGCATGCCTATTATCGGCATCGGTCTTAAATGGAAGCAAGGCTATGGAGATCAAATAATAGGGAAGGACAGCAAGCCCTTTGATGCATATCATAATTACAGCTATGACTTTCTCGAGGACACAGGTGTTAAGGTCTCAGTGAATATAAGACAGAGAGATGTTGCCTGCAAGGTATGGAAAGTCAACAAATTTGGGAATGCCGATATCTATCTCCTGGACACTGACCTTCCCGAGAATGAGGATGCCTGGATAACCGGGCAGCTCTATGGATGGTTTGGAGAAGAAAGAATAGCTCAGGAAATGGTTCTCGGCATTGGTGGTGTTAAAGCCCTGAGAATGTTGGGCATAAATGTTGATATATATCATTTCAACGAAGGTCATGCAGTGCTTGCAGCTCTTGAGCTTATTAAGGAGCTGCAGCAGAGTGGCATGAACTTTCCAGAAGCCTTGGATACCGTAAGAAAGGAAGTAGTGTTTACGACTCATACTCCTATAAGACAGGGGAATGAAGAGCATTACTTGGACAGACTTCAATACATGGGAGCCTTTAATGGTCTTACTTCGGAGGAAATGGTGCATATCGGAGGCAATCCCTTTAATATGACAGTTGCAGCATTAAGAGTATGCAAGAGGTCAAATGCTGTAGCAGCCCTGCATGCCGAAACAGCCAACAAGATGTGGGAGCATGTAGATTATCCCAAGCCTATAGTCGGGATAACAAATGCCATTCATGTACCTACCTGGGTGGATCCTGAGATCTTGGCTGCAGCTGATGGCAGTGGAAACCTTTGGGACACTCATATGAAGAATAAAAGAAATCTGGCTGAGTTTGTTAAGGAACGTACTGGAGCGATACTGGACCCGGATATATTGCTTATAGGCTTTTCAAGAAGAGCTGCCCCCTATAAGAGAAGCAACTTCATTTTCAGTGATGAGAGTATAGTTGGGCCACTATTGGAAAACCGTAAGCTGCAGATTGTGTTCTCAGGTAAAGCTCACCCTCTTGATGATATGGGCAAACAGATTATAGTAAACCTTGTATCTATGTCTAAGAAGTATCCTAACGCAGTTGTCTTCCTTGAAAACTACGATATGGAAATAGGAAAAATGCTGACAAGGGGCTCCGACATATGGCTGAATAACCCAAGGAGGCCTAATGAAGCAAGCGGTACCTCAGGTATGAAGGCAGCCATGAATGGTGTATTGAATCTCAGCATATTGGACGGCTGGTGGCCGGAAGCCTGCCAGCATGAAATCAACGGCTGGCAGATAGGTGATGGTTTCGAGAGCAGCGATGTGGCAGAGCAGGATAGGCATGACTTGCAGTCACTTTACAAAGTGCTGCTGGATGAGGTGCTGCCCACTTACTACAGCAACAGGGTAAAATGGGTAGAAATGATGAAAAACAGCATTAACTCCACAAGATATGAATTCTCAATGGAGCGAATGCTGAAGGAATATTATGAAAAGCTATATAACGCATAA